In Serratia marcescens subsp. marcescens ATCC 13880, a single genomic region encodes these proteins:
- a CDS encoding AraC family transcriptional regulator — protein sequence MTRNSTFLMNIGWRTLLKDLGLQPTDVLRRAALPEDLLSRTAEGITTEEYFRFWRAMEEGTGDPLFPLKIVALMSTESFDPPIFAALCSANLAQAVQRLAKYKQLTAPMSLELAIGPEGEMTISPRWLLAEEAVPASLLVAELAFYVRLAQLATREPVKARRITLPELPPAALSRPLAAFFGCAVTPGAGPGITFSSADALRPFLTVNEGMWRVFEPELRRRLSELGATATTGERVCAVLLELIPSNTAGIDAVAARLGMSRRTLQRRLEDEGESFRSLSNGTREKLARHYLKHSTLTSGEIAFLLGFEEPNSFFRAFHEWTGQTPEAARQAMRLN from the coding sequence ATGACGCGCAACTCTACCTTTCTCATGAATATCGGCTGGCGAACCCTGCTGAAAGATCTGGGACTCCAGCCGACGGATGTTTTACGCCGGGCTGCATTGCCTGAAGATCTGTTGTCACGCACCGCGGAAGGGATCACAACGGAAGAATATTTCCGCTTCTGGCGCGCGATGGAGGAAGGAACGGGCGACCCGTTGTTTCCGTTGAAAATCGTTGCGCTGATGTCAACGGAATCGTTTGACCCTCCGATATTCGCCGCCCTGTGCAGCGCCAATCTGGCGCAAGCTGTCCAGCGGTTAGCGAAATACAAGCAACTTACGGCGCCGATGAGCCTGGAGCTCGCCATCGGCCCTGAAGGCGAAATGACGATTTCACCCCGCTGGCTGTTGGCGGAGGAGGCAGTACCGGCGTCTTTGCTGGTGGCTGAGCTGGCATTTTATGTTCGGCTGGCGCAGCTTGCCACGCGCGAACCGGTAAAAGCGCGCCGTATCACCTTGCCTGAACTGCCGCCTGCAGCCCTTTCGCGCCCCTTGGCAGCCTTCTTCGGCTGCGCGGTAACGCCTGGGGCAGGGCCGGGCATTACTTTCTCCTCCGCAGATGCCTTGCGTCCCTTTTTGACAGTGAATGAGGGCATGTGGCGCGTTTTCGAACCCGAGCTGCGTCGTCGCCTCAGTGAACTGGGCGCCACGGCAACCACCGGAGAGCGCGTTTGTGCGGTGCTGCTGGAGTTGATTCCCAGCAATACCGCCGGCATCGATGCGGTGGCGGCAAGATTGGGCATGAGCCGCCGGACGCTGCAGCGGCGTCTGGAAGATGAGGGCGAGAGTTTTCGTTCGCTGAGCAATGGCACCCGGGAAAAATTGGCGCGCCACTATCTTAAGCATTCGACCCTTACCAGCGGAGAGATTGCCTTTTTGCTCGGTTTTGAAGAGCCGAACTCTTTCTTCCGCGCCTTTCACGAATGGACAGGGCAAACGCCGGAAGCGGCTCGCCAGGCGATGCGGCTGAATTAG
- the yegD gene encoding molecular chaperone has product MFIGFDYGTANCSVAVMRDHGPELLTLENNAPYLPSMLCAPTREAVSECLHRHWQIPTGSEENQQLLRRAISYNREEDIPVNGDSVLFGLQALAHYMEDPEEVYFVRSPKSFLGANGLKPQQIALFEDLVCAMMFHIKRQAENVLQTGIDQAVIGRPINFQGIGGDEANRQAQGILQRAAERAGFKDIEFQFEPVAAGLDFEATLSEEQTVLVVDIGGGTTDCSVLLMGPQWRDRADRQQSLLGHSGCRVGGNDLDIMLAFKQLMPLFGLGGETAKGIALPALPYWNAVATNDVPAQNDFYSAANGRVLRDLILDAAEPEKVKRLLKVYQQRLSYRLVRAAEESKIALSGQTAISAPLNFVQADLAENISQAQLADAISQPLMRIQEQVSAALASSQTAPQVIYLTGGSARSPLLRAALQQQLPGIPIVGGNDFGSVTAGLARWAQTLFR; this is encoded by the coding sequence ATGTTTATTGGATTCGACTACGGGACAGCCAACTGTTCCGTTGCAGTGATGCGCGACCACGGCCCCGAGCTGTTGACGCTGGAAAACAACGCGCCCTATCTGCCTTCGATGCTGTGCGCGCCGACCCGCGAAGCGGTGAGCGAATGCCTGCACCGCCATTGGCAGATCCCGACCGGCAGCGAAGAAAACCAGCAGCTGCTGCGCCGGGCCATCAGTTACAACCGCGAAGAAGACATTCCGGTCAACGGCGACAGCGTGCTGTTCGGCCTGCAGGCGCTGGCGCACTACATGGAAGATCCGGAAGAGGTGTACTTCGTGCGCTCGCCGAAGTCCTTCCTCGGGGCCAATGGCCTGAAACCGCAGCAGATCGCGCTGTTCGAAGACCTGGTGTGCGCCATGATGTTCCACATCAAACGCCAGGCGGAAAACGTACTGCAGACCGGCATCGATCAGGCGGTGATCGGCCGGCCGATCAACTTCCAGGGCATCGGCGGCGACGAAGCCAACCGGCAGGCGCAGGGCATTTTGCAGCGCGCCGCCGAACGCGCCGGTTTCAAGGACATTGAATTCCAGTTCGAGCCGGTGGCGGCGGGGCTGGACTTCGAAGCGACGCTGAGCGAAGAGCAAACCGTGCTGGTGGTGGACATCGGCGGCGGCACCACCGACTGCTCGGTGCTGCTGATGGGGCCACAGTGGCGCGACCGCGCCGATCGCCAGCAGAGCCTGCTGGGCCACAGCGGCTGCCGGGTCGGCGGTAACGATCTGGACATCATGCTGGCCTTCAAACAGCTGATGCCGCTGTTCGGCCTGGGCGGCGAAACTGCGAAAGGCATCGCCCTGCCGGCGCTGCCTTACTGGAATGCGGTGGCGACCAACGACGTGCCGGCGCAAAACGATTTCTACAGCGCCGCCAACGGCCGCGTGCTGCGCGATCTGATCCTCGACGCGGCGGAGCCGGAAAAGGTCAAGCGCCTGCTGAAAGTGTACCAGCAGCGCCTGAGCTACCGATTGGTGCGGGCGGCCGAAGAGAGTAAGATCGCCCTGTCCGGCCAAACGGCCATTAGCGCGCCGCTCAATTTCGTGCAGGCCGATCTGGCGGAGAACATCAGCCAGGCTCAGCTCGCCGACGCCATCTCGCAGCCGTTGATGCGCATTCAGGAGCAGGTCAGCGCCGCGCTGGCCAGCAGCCAGACCGCGCCGCAGGTGATCTACCTGACCGGCGGCAGCGCGCGCTCACCCCTGCTGCGCGCCGCGCTGCAACAGCAGCTGCCAGGCATTCCGATCGTCGGCGGCAACGACTTCGGCTCGGTCACCGCCGGGCTGGCGCGCTGGGCGCAAACGCTGTTCCGTTGA
- a CDS encoding GNAT family N-acetyltransferase, translating into MSTILTLDSARLRLRPWRDDDLPAFAALNADPQVMRYFPAPMTAEGSRAQAKRIRAFMQQHGWGLWAVEVKGGAPFIGFVGLARPGDDLPCAPCVEIGWRLAAAHWGNGYAAEAARAALACAFDTLHLPEVVSFTAEDNQPSRRVMTRIGMRFDGETFLHPRLPAGHPLQQHVLYRLNRQTWRERHGD; encoded by the coding sequence ATGTCGACCATCCTTACCCTCGACAGCGCCAGGCTGCGGCTGCGCCCCTGGCGTGATGACGATCTGCCGGCCTTTGCCGCGCTCAACGCCGATCCGCAGGTGATGCGCTATTTCCCGGCGCCGATGACGGCCGAGGGAAGCCGCGCGCAGGCCAAACGCATCCGCGCCTTCATGCAACAACACGGCTGGGGGCTGTGGGCGGTGGAAGTGAAAGGCGGCGCGCCCTTTATCGGTTTTGTCGGGCTGGCGCGGCCGGGCGACGACCTGCCTTGCGCCCCCTGCGTGGAGATTGGCTGGCGGCTGGCGGCGGCCCACTGGGGCAACGGCTACGCCGCAGAGGCGGCGCGCGCCGCGCTGGCGTGCGCCTTCGACACGCTGCACTTGCCGGAAGTGGTGTCCTTCACCGCCGAAGATAACCAGCCGTCGCGCCGGGTGATGACGCGCATCGGCATGCGCTTCGACGGCGAAACCTTCCTGCACCCGCGTCTGCCGGCGGGCCATCCGCTGCAACAGCACGTCTTGTACCGGCTGAACCGGCAAACGTGGCGCGAACGCCACGGCGATTAA
- a CDS encoding pyridoxamine 5'-phosphate oxidase family protein: MSGDIINDLAALEQLYGKPAAPSVFKEVSYIHPAYRPFIEAAPFAALSTVGPDGMDVSPRGDPAGFIQIEDEKTLLLPDRRGNNRIDSLRNILHDNRVALLLLIPGIGETLRINGRAEIVVAPAVLQRFAHRNQLPRSVLRIRVEAVFFQCSRAILRSGLWEEGSRLERSALPSPGHILAAVSQTRFDGEEYDSALPQRLKDTLY; this comes from the coding sequence ATGTCTGGCGATATCATCAACGACCTCGCGGCGCTGGAACAGCTTTACGGCAAACCCGCCGCGCCCTCGGTTTTTAAAGAAGTCAGCTATATCCACCCGGCGTACCGTCCGTTTATCGAGGCGGCGCCGTTTGCCGCCCTCTCGACCGTCGGGCCGGACGGCATGGATGTCTCCCCGCGCGGCGATCCGGCCGGTTTTATCCAGATCGAAGACGAGAAAACCCTGCTGCTGCCGGACCGGCGCGGCAATAATCGCATCGATAGCCTGCGCAATATCCTGCACGATAACCGGGTGGCGCTGCTGTTGCTGATCCCCGGCATCGGCGAAACGCTGCGGATTAACGGGCGGGCGGAGATCGTGGTGGCGCCGGCGGTGCTGCAGCGCTTCGCCCACCGCAACCAGTTGCCGCGTTCGGTGCTGCGCATTCGGGTGGAGGCGGTGTTCTTCCAGTGCAGCCGGGCGATCTTGCGTTCGGGATTGTGGGAAGAGGGCAGCCGCCTCGAACGTTCGGCGCTGCCCAGCCCCGGCCATATTTTGGCCGCGGTGAGCCAAACGCGCTTCGACGGTGAGGAGTACGACAGCGCGCTGCCGCAGCGGCTGAAGGATACGCTGTATTAA
- a CDS encoding aldo/keto reductase: MSKKQLGRSGIQVPALTFGGNVFGWTADQATSFSLLDALVDNQLNFIDTADVYSSWAPGNRGGESETVIGEWLKKSGKRDQVIIATKVGKPMGEGKQGLSPRYIQQAVEDSLRRLQTDYIDLYQSHDDDRDTPLEETLAAFDALIKAGKVRAIGASNYQADRLEEALRVSENNGLARYETLQPEYNLYAREGYEAELEGVAQRHGLGVINFFALASGFLTGKYRSKADEGKSQRGDRIVERYLNPRGFRILAALDQVAGKHGSSPAQVSLAWLIARPSITAPIVSATSLPQLDELVSATRLTLDADDIQTLNHASAE; encoded by the coding sequence ATGAGCAAGAAACAACTGGGCCGTTCGGGCATTCAGGTGCCGGCGTTGACCTTTGGCGGCAACGTGTTCGGCTGGACGGCGGATCAAGCGACCTCGTTCAGCCTGCTGGATGCGCTGGTGGACAATCAGCTCAACTTTATCGATACCGCCGATGTCTATTCCAGCTGGGCGCCGGGCAACCGGGGCGGCGAATCGGAAACCGTCATCGGCGAATGGCTGAAGAAGAGCGGCAAGCGCGACCAGGTGATCATCGCCACCAAGGTGGGCAAACCGATGGGCGAAGGCAAACAGGGGCTGTCGCCGCGCTATATTCAGCAGGCGGTGGAAGATTCGCTGCGCCGTCTGCAAACCGATTATATCGATCTCTACCAGTCGCACGACGATGACCGCGATACGCCGCTGGAAGAGACGCTGGCGGCGTTCGATGCGCTGATCAAAGCCGGCAAGGTGCGGGCGATCGGCGCCTCCAACTATCAGGCGGATCGCCTGGAAGAAGCGCTGCGGGTGAGCGAGAACAACGGATTGGCGCGCTACGAAACCCTGCAGCCGGAGTACAATCTGTATGCGCGCGAAGGGTATGAAGCCGAGCTGGAAGGCGTGGCGCAGCGCCACGGGCTCGGGGTGATCAATTTCTTCGCGCTGGCCAGTGGTTTTCTGACCGGCAAATACCGCAGCAAAGCGGACGAGGGCAAAAGCCAGCGCGGCGATCGCATCGTCGAACGCTACCTGAACCCGCGCGGTTTCCGCATTCTGGCGGCGCTGGATCAGGTGGCGGGCAAACACGGCAGCTCCCCGGCGCAGGTCTCGCTGGCCTGGCTGATTGCGCGCCCGAGCATCACCGCGCCGATCGTCAGCGCCACCTCGTTGCCGCAGTTGGATGAGTTGGTCAGCGCCACCCGCCTGACGCTGGATGCGGACGACATTCAGACGCTGAACCACGCCAGCGCTGAGTAA
- a CDS encoding MdtA/MuxA family multidrug efflux RND transporter periplasmic adaptor subunit — MNAKPQRRSLLLRLLAAAIAIIVAVLAWRHFSAVQPTAGTTPGAHQAAGKTGAGRAAGGRRGAPMSPVQAATATQQTVPRYLSGLGTATAANTVTVTSRVDGQLMAIHFTEGQQVKAGDLLAEIDPRPFQVQLTQAQGQLAKDQATLANARRDLARYQQLVKTNLVSRQELDTQASLVQQTEGAIKADQGAVDSAKLQITYSRITAPIDGRVGLKLVDVGNYVTSGSATGLVVITQTHPIDVVFTLPEGNIADLLKAQKAGPVSVEAWDRTNQNKLTTGSLLSLDNQIDTATGTIKLKARFANEDDALFPNQFVNARLQVDTLHDAVVIPTAALQMGNEGNFVWTLGEDNKVSKHRVTAGVQDSRQVVISAGLNAGDRVVTDGIDRLTEGMQVEVLAPSEAPAAANAKREPDVQRKS, encoded by the coding sequence ATGAATGCAAAACCCCAACGTCGTTCCCTGCTGCTGCGCCTGCTGGCTGCGGCGATTGCGATCATCGTCGCCGTTCTGGCCTGGCGCCATTTCAGCGCCGTTCAACCGACCGCCGGGACGACGCCGGGCGCGCACCAGGCCGCCGGTAAAACGGGAGCGGGCCGCGCGGCGGGCGGAAGACGCGGCGCGCCGATGTCGCCGGTGCAGGCGGCGACAGCCACGCAACAAACCGTGCCGCGCTATCTTTCCGGCTTGGGCACCGCCACCGCCGCCAATACCGTGACCGTCACCAGCCGGGTCGATGGCCAACTGATGGCGATCCACTTTACCGAAGGCCAGCAGGTCAAAGCCGGCGATCTGCTGGCGGAGATCGATCCCCGGCCGTTCCAGGTGCAGCTGACCCAGGCTCAGGGGCAGTTGGCAAAAGATCAGGCCACGCTGGCCAACGCCCGGCGCGATCTGGCGCGCTATCAGCAGTTGGTGAAAACCAATCTGGTTTCCCGTCAGGAGCTGGATACGCAGGCCTCGCTGGTGCAGCAGACCGAAGGCGCGATCAAGGCCGATCAGGGCGCGGTCGACAGCGCCAAACTGCAGATCACCTACAGCCGCATCACTGCGCCAATCGACGGCCGCGTCGGCCTGAAACTGGTCGACGTCGGCAACTATGTCACCAGCGGCAGCGCCACCGGTCTGGTGGTGATCACGCAGACGCACCCGATCGACGTAGTGTTCACGCTGCCTGAAGGCAACATCGCCGATCTGCTCAAGGCGCAAAAAGCCGGGCCGGTGAGCGTCGAAGCCTGGGATCGCACCAACCAGAACAAGCTGACGACCGGTTCGCTGCTGAGCCTGGACAACCAAATTGATACCGCCACCGGCACCATCAAGCTGAAAGCGCGTTTCGCCAACGAAGATGACGCGCTGTTCCCCAACCAGTTCGTCAACGCGCGGCTGCAGGTGGATACCCTGCACGACGCGGTGGTGATCCCGACCGCCGCGCTGCAGATGGGCAACGAGGGCAACTTCGTCTGGACGCTCGGCGAAGACAACAAGGTCAGCAAACATCGGGTCACCGCCGGCGTGCAGGACAGCCGGCAGGTGGTGATCAGCGCCGGCCTCAACGCCGGCGATCGGGTGGTGACCGACGGCATCGATCGCCTGACCGAAGGCATGCAGGTGGAAGTGCTCGCGCCGAGCGAAGCGCCGGCGGCGGCCAACGCCAAGCGCGAACCTGACGTTCAGAGGAAGTCCTGA
- a CDS encoding MdtB/MuxB family multidrug efflux RND transporter permease subunit, protein MQVMPPNAGGGPSRLFILRPVATTLLMVAILLAGIIGYRALPVSALPEVDYPTIQVVTLYPGASPDVVTSAITAPLERQFGQMSGLKQMASQSAGGASVVTLQFQLALPLDVAEQEVQAAINAATNLLPNDLPYPPIYSKVNPADPPILTLAVTSTAMPMTQVEDMVETRVAQKISQVTGVGLVTLAGGQRPAVRVKLNAAAVAAYGLDSETIRAAISNANVNSAKGSLDGPTRSVTLSANDQMKSADDYRQLIVAYQNGAAIRLQDIATIEQGAENTRLAAWANQQQAIVLNIQRQPGVNVITTADSIREMLPTLIKSLPKSVDVKVLTDRTTTIRASVSDVQFELLLAVALVVMVIYVFLRNVPATIIPSVAVPLSLVGTFAAMYFLGFSINNLTLMALTIATGFVVDDAIVVIENISRYIEKGEKPLDAALKGAGEIGFTIISLTFSLVAVLIPLLFMGDIVGRLFREFAVTLAVAILISAVVSLTLTPMMCARMLSHESLRKQNRFSAASERFFERVIARYGQWLKTVLNHPWLTLGVAVGTLALTVLLYLLIPKGFFPVQDNGIIQGTLEAPQSVSFSNMAERQQQVAAQILKDPAVESLTSFVGVDGSNATLNSGRLQINLKPLSERSDRIPAIISRLQQQTAQFPGVKLYLQPVQDLTIDTQVSRTQYQFTLQAMSLDDLSLWVPQLMDELKQTPQLADVTSDWQDQGLVAYVNVDRDSASRLGVTMSDVDNALYNAFGQRLISTIYTQANQYRVVLEHDVSATPGLAALNEIRLSGNDGAVVPLSAIAKIEERFGPLSVNHLDQFPSATVSFNVADGYSLGEAVDAVTLAEKNLNMPRDITTQFQGATLAFQAALGSTLWLILAAVVAMYIVLGVLYESFIHPVTILSTLPTAGVGALLALMMAGSELDVIAIIGIILLIGIVKKNAIMMIDFALAAEREQGLSPRDAIYQACLLRFRPILMTTLAALLGALPLMLSTGVGAELRHPLGVCMVGGLIMSQILTLFTTPVIYLLFDKLARNTHRQPDTQELP, encoded by the coding sequence ATGCAGGTGATGCCTCCCAACGCCGGCGGCGGTCCGTCCCGCCTGTTTATTCTGCGCCCGGTCGCCACCACTCTGCTGATGGTGGCGATATTGCTGGCGGGGATTATCGGCTATCGCGCGCTGCCGGTGTCCGCCCTGCCGGAGGTGGATTACCCCACCATCCAGGTGGTGACGCTATACCCCGGCGCCAGCCCGGACGTGGTGACCTCCGCCATTACCGCGCCGCTGGAACGCCAGTTCGGCCAGATGTCCGGCCTGAAGCAAATGGCGTCGCAAAGCGCCGGCGGCGCCTCGGTGGTGACGCTGCAGTTCCAGCTGGCGCTGCCGCTCGACGTCGCGGAGCAGGAAGTGCAGGCGGCGATCAACGCCGCCACCAACCTGCTGCCGAACGATCTGCCCTACCCGCCGATCTACAGCAAGGTTAACCCCGCCGATCCGCCGATCCTGACGCTGGCCGTGACCTCCACCGCCATGCCGATGACGCAGGTGGAAGACATGGTGGAAACCCGCGTGGCGCAAAAAATTTCTCAGGTGACCGGCGTCGGCCTGGTGACCCTGGCCGGCGGCCAACGCCCGGCGGTGCGCGTAAAATTGAACGCCGCGGCGGTCGCCGCCTATGGCCTGGACAGTGAAACCATCCGCGCCGCCATCAGCAACGCCAACGTCAACTCGGCGAAAGGCAGCCTTGACGGCCCGACCCGATCGGTCACCCTGTCCGCCAACGACCAAATGAAATCTGCCGATGACTATCGCCAGTTGATCGTCGCCTATCAGAACGGCGCGGCGATCCGCCTGCAGGATATCGCCACCATCGAACAAGGGGCGGAAAACACCCGGCTGGCGGCCTGGGCCAACCAGCAGCAGGCGATCGTGCTGAACATCCAACGCCAGCCCGGCGTCAACGTCATCACCACCGCCGACAGCATCCGCGAAATGCTGCCGACGCTGATTAAAAGCCTGCCCAAGTCGGTCGACGTCAAGGTGCTGACCGATCGCACCACCACCATCCGCGCCTCGGTCAGCGACGTGCAGTTCGAGCTGCTGCTGGCAGTCGCGCTGGTGGTGATGGTGATCTACGTGTTCCTGCGCAACGTGCCGGCGACCATTATCCCCAGCGTGGCGGTGCCACTGTCGCTGGTGGGCACCTTCGCCGCCATGTACTTCCTCGGCTTCTCCATCAACAACCTGACGCTGATGGCGCTGACCATCGCCACCGGCTTCGTGGTGGACGACGCCATCGTGGTGATCGAGAACATCTCGCGCTACATCGAGAAAGGGGAAAAACCGCTCGACGCCGCGCTGAAAGGGGCCGGCGAGATCGGCTTCACCATCATCTCGCTGACCTTCTCGCTGGTGGCGGTGCTGATCCCGCTGCTGTTCATGGGCGACATCGTCGGCCGCCTGTTCCGCGAGTTCGCCGTCACGCTGGCGGTGGCGATTTTGATCTCCGCCGTGGTGTCGCTGACGCTGACGCCGATGATGTGCGCGCGCATGCTCAGCCACGAATCGCTGCGCAAGCAGAACCGTTTTTCCGCCGCCTCCGAACGCTTTTTCGAGCGGGTGATCGCGCGATACGGCCAGTGGCTGAAAACGGTGCTTAACCATCCCTGGCTGACGCTCGGCGTGGCCGTGGGCACCCTGGCGCTGACGGTATTGCTGTATCTGCTGATCCCAAAAGGTTTCTTCCCGGTGCAGGACAACGGCATCATTCAGGGCACGCTGGAAGCGCCGCAGAGCGTCTCGTTCAGCAACATGGCCGAGCGCCAGCAGCAGGTCGCGGCGCAGATCCTCAAGGATCCGGCGGTGGAAAGCCTGACCTCGTTCGTCGGCGTCGACGGCAGCAACGCCACACTCAACAGCGGCCGGCTGCAGATCAACCTGAAGCCGCTGAGCGAACGCAGCGACCGCATTCCGGCGATCATCAGCCGCCTGCAGCAGCAAACGGCGCAGTTTCCCGGCGTGAAGCTGTACCTGCAACCGGTGCAGGATCTGACCATCGATACCCAGGTCAGCCGCACCCAGTACCAGTTCACCCTGCAGGCGATGTCGCTGGACGATCTCAGCCTGTGGGTGCCGCAGCTGATGGATGAGCTGAAACAAACCCCACAGCTGGCGGACGTCACCAGCGACTGGCAGGATCAGGGGCTGGTGGCCTACGTTAACGTCGATCGCGATTCGGCCTCCCGCCTCGGCGTCACCATGAGCGACGTGGACAATGCGCTGTACAACGCGTTCGGCCAGCGCCTGATCTCCACCATCTACACCCAGGCCAACCAATACCGCGTGGTGCTGGAGCACGACGTCAGCGCGACACCGGGGTTGGCGGCGCTCAATGAGATCCGTCTGAGCGGCAACGACGGCGCCGTGGTGCCGCTGAGCGCCATCGCCAAAATCGAAGAGCGCTTCGGCCCGCTGTCGGTCAACCATCTCGACCAGTTCCCGTCGGCCACCGTTTCGTTCAACGTCGCCGACGGCTACTCGCTCGGCGAGGCGGTGGATGCGGTCACCCTGGCGGAAAAAAATCTCAACATGCCAAGGGACATCACCACCCAATTCCAGGGGGCGACCCTGGCCTTCCAGGCGGCGCTCGGCAGCACGCTGTGGCTGATTTTGGCGGCGGTGGTGGCGATGTACATCGTGCTGGGCGTGCTGTATGAAAGCTTCATTCATCCGGTCACCATCCTCTCCACCCTGCCGACCGCCGGGGTCGGCGCGCTGCTCGCGCTGATGATGGCCGGCAGCGAGCTGGACGTGATCGCCATCATCGGCATCATCCTGCTGATCGGCATCGTGAAGAAGAACGCCATCATGATGATCGACTTCGCGCTGGCGGCGGAACGCGAGCAGGGCTTATCGCCGCGCGACGCCATCTATCAGGCCTGCCTGCTGCGTTTCCGGCCGATCCTGATGACCACGCTGGCGGCCCTGCTCGGCGCGCTGCCGCTGATGCTGAGCACCGGCGTCGGCGCGGAGCTGCGGCATCCGCTCGGCGTCTGTATGGTCGGCGGTTTGATCATGAGCCAGATCCTGACGCTGTTCACCACGCCGGTGATCTACCTGCTGTTTGACAAACTGGCGCGCAACACGCATCGCCAGCCGGATACGCAGGAGTTGCCGTGA